A single region of the Lycium barbarum isolate Lr01 chromosome 2, ASM1917538v2, whole genome shotgun sequence genome encodes:
- the LOC132626184 gene encoding uncharacterized protein LOC132626184 encodes MFASQLLRILQTLPTDADHGGCILDTPDEKGIMKDNQNGGLSRSNRYKEANSLAFPTEDFLDSNEYGSRKETLACDTKDRDNLWKVSELYESVFFDDISRSNNDKTRASTVENDLNEALPNTITSRRYGNPFAYDTKDRDQQWNTPEFECSVICDFLDEKENGSVVSDAPFIETDTKLYSEKHIKEYELPELIVCYKESNYNIVKDICVDMSIPVADKILTESWNNSQPGTYVSIPADEDQHSNTSESADIESCSAGGSKSSVEYENNEEEYTESPFPNGLNPTSEDNVNEDADTDTYLEDLILIFGPKSTTRWKYTNLSEIDSSAEESSIENSHQSNFDSDQTARQPDLIPNEEAALESQNAVSAVNNEADNSVPATDLFYNSEFGTEAIIFDFNSTKPASTSNMVDQGLENFPEPSLRLEASTGHEDGSCNSLSDASQVHMYNSNNVRGQYLESQDVANLEDKSLGGLLLDSHGQFADGEASFSALGPDIVYSGRMSYCESSSLGSDGSTTSTGSFAFPILQSEWNSSPVRMGQAESSHFRKHRRWRQGILCCRF; translated from the exons ATGTTTGCTTCACAGCTTTTGAGAATACTTCAGACTCTACCAACTGATGCAGACCACGGAGGCTG CATCCTTGACACACCTGACGAAAAGGGTATCATGAAGGACAATCAGAACGGGGGCTTAAGTCGCTCAAATCGCTACAAGGAAGCAAATTCTTTAGCCTTTCCAACAGAAGACTTTCTTGATTCAAATGAATATGGCAGTCGTAAAGAAACATTGGCATGTGACACAAAAGATAGGGATAACTTATGGAAGGTTTCAGAACTTTATGAATCTGTATTTTTCGACGATATTTCCAGAAGCAACAACGATAAAACTAGAGCTTCAACTGTGGAGAATGATCTGAATGAAGCCTTGCCCAACACAATCACTTCCAGGAGATACGGAAATCCGTTTGCATATGATACAAAAGATAGAGATCAACAATGGAACACTCCAGAATTTGAGTGCTCAGTGATTTGTGATTTCCTTGATGAGAAAGAAAATGGATCTGTGGTCTCTGATGCTCCATTTATTGAGACAGACACAAAGTTATATAGCGAGAAGCATATTAAGGAATATGAGTTGCCTGAATTGATTGTTTGCTATAAAGAAAGTAACTATAACATTGTTAAAGACATATGCGTGGACATGAGCATACCTGTGGCAGATAAAATTCTAACTGAAAGTTGGAACAATTCTCAACCAGGTACATATGTTTCTATACCGGCTGATGAAGACCAGCACAGCAACACATCGGAAAGTGCTGATATTGAATCGTGCTCTGCAGGTGGATCTAAATCATCTGTAGAATATGAAAACAATGAAGAAGAGTATACTGAGTCACCCTTTCCTAATGGTTTGAATCCCACCTCAGAAGATAATGTAAACGAAGATGCTGACACGGATACTTATCTGGAGGATTTGATACTGATTTTTGGACCAAAATCTACAACAAGGTGGAAATATACTAATCTATCTGAAATTGATTCATCTGCGGAAGAGTCTAGCATTGAGAATTCTCACCAATCTAATTTTGATAGTGATCAAACTGCCCGGCAGCCTGATCTG ATTCCTAATGAGGAAGCAGCCCTAGAAAGCCAAAATGCAGTATCAGCAGTCAATAATGAAGCAGACAACAGTGTGCCAGCTACCGACTTATTCTACAACAGCGAGTTTGGAACTGAAGCAATTATTTTCGACTTCAACTCAACTAAGCCTGCATCAACTAGCAACATGGTGGACCAAGGACTCGAAAACTTTCCTGAACCGTCCCTCAGATTAGAGGCCAGTACCGGTCACGAGGATGGTAGCTGTAATAGTCTCTCAGATGCCAGTCAAGTGCATATGTATAACAGTAACAATGTTCGTGGACAATACCTTGAATCCCAAGATGTGGCGAATCTTGAGGATAAATCATTGGGCGGTCTCCTACTTGATAGTCATGGTCAGTTTGCTGACGGGGAGGCAAGTTTTTCTGCATTAGGACCTGATATTGTTTACTCGGGGCGTATGTCATATTGTGAGAGCAGTTCTCTTGGATCAGATGGAAGCACAACTAGTACCGGATCCTTTGCCTTCCCAAT CTTACAATCTGAATGGAACAGCAGTCCAGTAAGAATGGGGCAGGCAGAAAGCAGTCACTTTCGGAAACACAGACGTTGGAGGCAGGGCATTCTCTGTTGCAGATTCTAA
- the LOC132626185 gene encoding heat shock protein 90-5, chloroplastic-like produces MRNPNEVEKEQYEGFYKKSVNEFLDPLAYTHFTTEGEVEFRSVLYIPGMAPLKNEEVTNAKTKNICLFVKRVFISDDFDGEWFPRYLSFVKRLVESNDLPLNVSREILQESRIDNEKETVTYG; encoded by the exons ATGCGGAATCCAAATGAAGTTGAGAAAGAACAATACGAGGGATTCTACAAGAAATCTGTCAATGAGTTTTTGGATCCACTTGCCTATACTCACTTCACTACAGAG GGTGAGGTGGAGTTTAGAAGTGTTTTATATATACCTGGAATGGCTCCTTTGAAGAATGAAGAAGTTACAAATGCCAAGACAAAGAATATTTGCTTGTTTGTGAAGCGTGTATTTATTTCCGATGATTTTGATGGGGAGTGG TTCCCTAGATACCTGAGCTTTGTCAAGAGATTGGTGGAATCAAATGACCTTCCTCTTAATGTTTCAAGGGAGATCCTTCAGGAAAGCCGAATT GACAATGAGAAAGAGACTGTGACGTATGGATAA